One genomic segment of Brassica napus cultivar Da-Ae chromosome A3, Da-Ae, whole genome shotgun sequence includes these proteins:
- the LOC125607307 gene encoding uncharacterized protein LOC125607307: protein MTHPYEEMKEMKRLKKHYDMLGFVADAQYGIPTRCPCGGEIMMNVSPTPKYKSDFDTLPGSRYFTCKNYEDDGLHFRQPWAFGVQQEVERLRGEVKELAEEIAKLKRLITSTSRP, encoded by the exons ATGACTCATCCGTATGAAGAGATGAAGGAGATGAAGAGGCTGAAGAAACACTACGACATGTTAGGGTTCGTTGCCGATGCCCAATATGGAATTCCCACCCGTTGCCCATGCGGTGGTGAAATAATGATGAATGTTTCTCCAACTCCGAAGTACAAATCAGATTTCGATACCTTGCCTGGGAGTAGGTACTTCACCTGCAAGAATTATGAG GACGATGGGTTACACTTTCGTCAGCCATGGGCTTTTGGTGTTCAGCAAGAAGTGGAGCGCCTAAGGGGAGAGGTGAAAGAGTTGGCTGAAGAGATTGCTAAGCTTAAGAGGCTCATTACCTCGACCTCCCGTCCATGA